The Bradyrhizobium sp. WBAH42 genome includes a window with the following:
- a CDS encoding tripartite tricarboxylate transporter permease produces the protein MEELANLFHGFAVALQPYNIMLMVIGITLGVIIGVLPGLGGANGVAILLPLTFSMPPTSAIIMLSCIYWGALFGGAITSILFNIPGEPWSVATTFDGYPMAQQGKPGEALTAAFTSSFVGALFAVIMITLVAPLVAGFALRFGPAEKFAVYFLAFCSFVGLSKEPPFKTIAAMMMGFALAAVGLDSITGQLRLTFGVTELLNGFDFLIAVIGLFGIGEILLTMEEGLAFRGGNASINLRVVLQTWRELPAYWMTSLRSCLIGCWMGVTPAGATPASFMSYGIAKRLARRGNNFGKGEIEGVIAPETAAHAAGTSALLPMLSLGVPGSPTAAVLLGGLLIWGLQPGPMLFVEQKEFVWGLIASMYLGNLAGLIVVLTCVPIFAAILRVPFGIIAPLILVLCAIGAYSVHNSTFDVMLMLVFGVLGYLLKKCNYPLAPLVLAIVLGDKAEEAFRQSLLGSQGSLGVFFSNGLVSTIMALGLVALFWSAIQEGYSRLRTSMA, from the coding sequence ATGGAAGAGTTGGCCAACCTGTTTCACGGCTTCGCGGTCGCCCTGCAGCCCTACAACATCATGCTGATGGTGATCGGCATCACGCTCGGGGTCATCATCGGCGTGCTGCCGGGATTAGGGGGCGCCAACGGCGTCGCGATCCTGCTTCCCCTCACCTTCAGCATGCCGCCGACATCGGCGATCATCATGCTGTCCTGCATCTATTGGGGCGCATTGTTCGGCGGCGCCATCACTTCGATCCTGTTCAACATACCGGGCGAGCCATGGTCGGTGGCGACCACCTTCGACGGCTATCCGATGGCCCAGCAGGGCAAGCCCGGCGAAGCCCTGACGGCTGCCTTCACCTCGTCCTTCGTCGGCGCGCTGTTTGCCGTCATCATGATCACGCTGGTGGCGCCCCTGGTTGCAGGCTTTGCGCTGCGGTTTGGTCCGGCGGAGAAGTTCGCGGTGTACTTCCTCGCCTTCTGCTCCTTCGTCGGCCTCAGCAAGGAGCCGCCGTTCAAGACCATCGCGGCGATGATGATGGGCTTTGCGCTCGCGGCGGTCGGCCTCGATTCGATCACCGGGCAGTTGCGGCTGACCTTCGGCGTCACTGAGCTGCTCAACGGCTTCGACTTCCTGATCGCCGTGATCGGCCTGTTCGGCATCGGCGAGATCCTGCTGACCATGGAGGAAGGGCTCGCCTTCCGCGGCGGCAATGCCAGCATCAACCTTCGAGTCGTACTCCAGACCTGGCGCGAGCTGCCCGCCTATTGGATGACCTCGCTGAGGTCCTGCCTGATCGGCTGCTGGATGGGCGTGACGCCCGCCGGCGCCACGCCCGCCTCCTTCATGAGCTACGGCATCGCCAAGCGCCTGGCGCGACGCGGCAACAATTTCGGCAAGGGCGAGATCGAGGGCGTGATCGCGCCGGAGACGGCCGCACATGCCGCCGGCACCTCGGCGCTGCTGCCGATGCTGTCGCTCGGCGTGCCCGGCTCGCCGACCGCCGCCGTGCTGCTCGGCGGATTGTTGATCTGGGGCCTGCAGCCCGGCCCCATGTTGTTCGTCGAGCAGAAGGAATTCGTCTGGGGCCTGATCGCCTCGATGTATCTCGGCAATCTCGCCGGCCTCATCGTCGTGCTGACCTGCGTGCCGATCTTCGCCGCGATCCTGCGCGTGCCCTTCGGCATCATCGCGCCGCTGATCCTGGTGCTCTGCGCGATCGGCGCCTACTCGGTGCACAACAGCACCTTCGACGTGATGCTGATGCTGGTGTTCGGGGTGCTCGGCTATCTCCTGAAGAAGTGCAATTATCCGCTCGCGCCGCTGGTGCTCGCCATCGTGCTCGGCGACAAGGCGGAGGAAGCATTCCGCCAATCGCTGCTGGGCTCGCAAGGTTCGCTCGGGGTGTTCTTCTCCAACGGCCTCGTCAGCACCATCATGGCGCTCGGCCTGGTCGCCCTGTTCTGGTCCGCGATCCAGGAAGGCTACAGCCGGCTCCGTACGTCGATGGCGTAA
- a CDS encoding CBS domain-containing protein yields the protein MLVGDILRKKTPRVVTVRMNETVGIAAKLMRANNISALVVKDVVRSEGNTAVGMFTERDVVRAVAEHGAGAVNVKVSQLVSVQQLVSCSSSDTIEQVRHLMNRHHIRHLPVIDDYSLVSVISMRDIAAAMDEALNGAPQAAA from the coding sequence ATGCTGGTCGGAGACATTCTGCGCAAGAAGACGCCGCGCGTTGTCACGGTGCGTATGAACGAAACGGTGGGGATCGCGGCCAAGCTGATGCGCGCCAACAATATCAGCGCGCTGGTGGTCAAGGACGTGGTCCGCTCCGAGGGCAACACCGCGGTCGGCATGTTCACCGAGCGTGACGTGGTGCGCGCCGTCGCCGAGCACGGCGCGGGCGCCGTCAACGTCAAGGTTTCCCAGCTGGTCTCGGTGCAGCAGCTGGTATCCTGCAGCTCCTCGGACACGATCGAGCAGGTCCGGCATCTGATGAACCGTCATCACATCCGCCATTTGCCGGTCATCGACGATTACAGCCTCGTCTCCGTCATCAGCATGCGCGACATCGCCGCTGCGATGGATGAGGCGCTCAACGGTGCGCCGCAAGCGGCAGCCTAA
- a CDS encoding tripartite tricarboxylate transporter substrate binding protein: protein MKPFVLNVALAAIAMSCASSTASRAAWEPVRPVEFIVPAGTGGGADQMARTIQGIVTKHNLMKQPLVVINKAGGAGGEGFLDVKTSSGNPHKIIITLSNLFTTPLATGIPFNWKDLTPVAMLALDEFVLWVNAEKPYNSVKDYVEAAKKAPSGSFKMGGTGSKQEDQIITVGIEKAIDAKFTYIPYKGGGEVAVQLVGNHVDSTVNNPIEAVAQWRGGKLRPLCVFDAQPMAYDEPIADGKAWKDIPTCKSQGLAMEYLMLRGIFMSPKATKDQIEYYVELFKKVRATPEWQEFMKSGAFNTTFLTGADYAKWVEAEEKRHEGLMKEAGFLAPGN, encoded by the coding sequence ATGAAGCCATTCGTTCTGAATGTCGCTTTGGCGGCAATCGCGATGTCATGCGCGAGCAGCACCGCAAGCCGGGCTGCCTGGGAGCCGGTCCGTCCGGTCGAGTTCATCGTGCCCGCGGGCACCGGCGGCGGTGCCGATCAGATGGCGCGCACCATCCAGGGCATCGTCACCAAGCACAATCTGATGAAACAGCCGCTTGTCGTCATCAACAAGGCCGGCGGTGCGGGTGGCGAAGGTTTTCTCGACGTGAAGACCTCGTCGGGCAATCCGCACAAGATCATCATCACGCTCTCGAACCTGTTCACGACGCCGCTGGCGACCGGCATCCCGTTCAACTGGAAGGATTTGACCCCGGTCGCGATGCTGGCGCTCGACGAGTTCGTGCTCTGGGTCAATGCCGAGAAGCCCTACAACAGCGTCAAGGACTATGTCGAAGCCGCGAAGAAGGCGCCAAGCGGCTCGTTCAAGATGGGCGGCACCGGCTCGAAGCAGGAAGACCAGATCATCACGGTCGGCATCGAGAAGGCGATCGACGCCAAGTTCACCTACATCCCCTACAAGGGCGGCGGCGAAGTCGCGGTCCAGCTCGTCGGCAACCACGTCGATTCGACCGTCAACAACCCGATCGAGGCGGTGGCGCAATGGCGCGGCGGCAAGCTCCGTCCGCTTTGCGTCTTCGACGCCCAGCCGATGGCCTATGACGAACCGATCGCCGACGGCAAGGCCTGGAAGGACATTCCGACCTGCAAGTCGCAGGGCCTGGCTATGGAATATCTCATGCTGCGCGGCATCTTCATGTCGCCCAAGGCCACGAAGGACCAGATCGAATATTATGTCGAGCTGTTCAAGAAGGTCCGCGCGACGCCGGAATGGCAGGAGTTCATGAAGAGCGGCGCCTTCAACACGACCTTCCTGACCGGCGCCGACTACGCCAAATGGGTCGAGGCGGAGGAGAAGCGCCACGAAGGCCTGATGAAGGAAGCCGGCTTCCTCGCGCCGGGAAATTGA
- a CDS encoding zinc-binding dehydrogenase, with amino-acid sequence MKAYVYGPEGARISDVAQPKPKGTQVLVRVRTCGLNRADTGMRKGHAHGAAGGVGTVLGMEWAGEVAELGPDAKGVKVGDRIMGSGGAAFAEYTLADHGRLFHAPSNMNFEEAATLPVALATMHNAVVTVGGVQAGQSVLIQGASSGVGLMAMQIARLKGAKLVIGSSTDATRRGRLKEYGADLAVDSSDPKWVDEVLKATNGEGVDLIVDQVSGKVANQNLAATKVKGRIVNVGRLGGTHADFNFDLHAARRIDYVGVTFRTRTIEEVREIFAEVRKDIWGAVESRKLQLPIDKVFAFDDIDQAFAHMEANKHLGKIVVTVP; translated from the coding sequence ATGAAAGCCTACGTCTACGGCCCTGAAGGCGCGAGGATTTCCGACGTCGCTCAACCGAAGCCGAAGGGCACGCAGGTGCTCGTCCGAGTCCGCACCTGTGGCCTCAACCGCGCCGACACCGGCATGCGCAAGGGCCACGCCCATGGCGCGGCCGGCGGCGTCGGCACCGTGCTCGGCATGGAATGGGCCGGCGAGGTTGCCGAGCTCGGGCCCGATGCGAAGGGTGTCAAAGTCGGTGACCGCATCATGGGCTCGGGCGGCGCGGCCTTCGCCGAGTATACGCTGGCCGATCACGGCCGGCTGTTCCATGCGCCCTCGAACATGAATTTCGAGGAGGCCGCCACCCTCCCCGTCGCGCTCGCGACCATGCACAACGCCGTCGTCACCGTTGGCGGCGTGCAGGCAGGACAGAGCGTGCTGATCCAAGGTGCGAGCTCCGGCGTCGGCCTGATGGCGATGCAGATTGCCAGGCTCAAAGGCGCAAAACTCGTGATCGGCTCGTCCACCGACGCCACTCGCCGCGGCCGGCTGAAGGAATATGGCGCCGACCTCGCCGTCGACAGCTCCGATCCGAAATGGGTGGACGAGGTGCTGAAGGCGACGAACGGCGAAGGCGTCGACCTCATCGTCGACCAGGTCTCGGGCAAGGTCGCCAATCAGAACCTCGCCGCAACCAAGGTGAAGGGTCGCATCGTCAATGTCGGCCGGCTCGGCGGCACCCACGCCGACTTCAATTTCGACCTGCACGCGGCCCGCCGCATCGACTATGTCGGCGTCACCTTCCGCACCCGCACGATCGAGGAGGTCCGCGAGATCTTTGCCGAGGTCCGCAAGGACATCTGGGGCGCGGTGGAATCGCGCAAGCTGCAACTGCCGATCGACAAGGTGTTCGCGTTCGACGACATCGACCAGGCGTTCGCGCACATGGAGGCGAACAAGCATCTGGGGAAGATCGTGGTGACGGTGCCGTAA
- a CDS encoding fumarylacetoacetate hydrolase family protein: MASVTKWLRFRHAGTTGFGTLTSSGISLHEGEMFSRNTSTGKTLALSEVELLAPCVPSKIVALWNNFHALAAKLNQPEPPEPLYLLKATTSIAAPGAVIRRPSYYDGKTTYEGELGIVIGRTCARVSPNEADGFIFGYTCVNDITANDILTRDSTFPQWARAKGIDDYGPFGPVIATGLDPASLTVRTILNGAERQNYPISDMIFTAQELVSRISHDMTLSPGDLIAVGTSVGVGVMKEPVNSVTVAIDGIGELTNEFRL; encoded by the coding sequence ATGGCGTCGGTGACCAAATGGCTGCGCTTCCGCCATGCCGGCACGACAGGCTTTGGCACGCTGACGTCATCAGGCATCAGCCTGCACGAGGGCGAGATGTTCAGCCGCAATACCAGCACCGGCAAGACACTCGCGCTGTCGGAGGTCGAGCTGCTTGCGCCGTGCGTGCCCAGCAAGATCGTCGCGCTCTGGAATAATTTCCATGCGCTCGCGGCCAAGCTGAACCAGCCCGAACCGCCGGAGCCGCTGTACCTGCTCAAGGCCACCACCAGCATCGCCGCACCCGGCGCCGTGATCCGCCGCCCCTCTTACTACGACGGCAAGACCACCTATGAGGGCGAGCTCGGCATCGTCATCGGCAGGACCTGCGCGCGTGTCTCGCCTAATGAGGCCGATGGCTTCATCTTCGGCTACACCTGCGTCAACGACATCACCGCCAACGACATCCTGACGCGCGACTCCACCTTCCCGCAATGGGCCCGCGCCAAGGGCATCGACGATTACGGCCCGTTCGGGCCCGTGATCGCGACCGGTCTCGATCCCGCAAGTCTCACGGTGCGCACCATCCTCAACGGCGCGGAGCGGCAGAACTATCCGATCTCGGACATGATCTTCACCGCGCAGGAGCTGGTGAGCAGGATCTCCCACGACATGACCCTCTCGCCCGGCGACCTCATCGCGGTGGGCACCTCGGTCGGCGTCGGCGTGATGAAGGAGCCCGTGAACAGTGTGACCGTCGCCATCGACGGCATCGGCGAGCTCACCAACGAGTTTCGGCTGTAG
- a CDS encoding 2-dehydropantoate 2-reductase, producing MKICIYGAGAIGGYLGVQLARAGADVGLIARGAHLAAMRERGLTLLAGEEKHTVHPRCTDDPTELGVQDFIIITLKAHSITGVIEKMQPLLGPHTRIVTAVNGIPYWYFYKHGGQYENSTLESIDPGGRQWRELGAERAIGCIVYPATEIEAPGVIRHVYGNNFPLGEPSGEITSDVQRLADLFVAAGLKAPVLDRIRDEIWLKLWGNVCFNPISALTHATLDVICTDPATRALSRAIMVETQAIAETFGVKFRVDVERRIEGARKVGAHKTSMLQDLERGRPMEIDPLVTVVQEMGRLTGIPTPALDSVLAMVTQRARIAGLYDGVSTPADPRALAVA from the coding sequence ATGAAGATCTGCATCTACGGCGCCGGCGCGATCGGCGGATATCTCGGAGTTCAGCTCGCGCGCGCGGGCGCCGACGTCGGCCTGATCGCGCGCGGCGCGCACCTTGCCGCCATGCGCGAGCGCGGCCTGACGCTGCTCGCGGGCGAGGAGAAGCACACCGTTCATCCGCGCTGCACCGACGATCCCACCGAGCTCGGCGTGCAGGACTTCATCATCATCACGCTGAAGGCGCATTCGATCACCGGCGTGATCGAGAAGATGCAGCCGCTGCTCGGGCCCCACACCCGCATCGTCACCGCCGTCAATGGCATCCCCTACTGGTACTTCTACAAGCACGGCGGCCAATACGAGAACTCGACGCTGGAGAGCATCGACCCCGGCGGACGGCAGTGGCGCGAGCTGGGGGCCGAGCGCGCCATCGGCTGCATTGTCTATCCCGCCACCGAGATCGAGGCGCCCGGCGTGATCCGCCACGTCTACGGCAACAACTTTCCGCTCGGCGAGCCCTCGGGCGAGATCACCTCCGATGTGCAGCGGCTCGCCGATCTCTTCGTCGCGGCCGGCCTGAAGGCTCCCGTGCTCGACCGCATCCGCGACGAGATCTGGCTGAAGCTCTGGGGCAATGTCTGCTTCAACCCGATCAGCGCGCTGACCCACGCCACGCTCGACGTGATCTGCACCGATCCCGCCACGCGCGCGCTGTCGCGCGCGATCATGGTGGAGACGCAAGCCATCGCCGAGACCTTCGGCGTAAAGTTCCGCGTCGACGTCGAGCGCCGCATCGAGGGCGCCCGCAAGGTCGGCGCGCACAAGACCTCGATGCTGCAGGATCTTGAGCGCGGCCGCCCGATGGAGATCGACCCGCTCGTGACCGTGGTGCAGGAGATGGGCCGGCTCACCGGCATCCCGACGCCCGCGCTCGACTCGGTGCTGGCCATGGTGACCCAGCGCGCCCGCATCGCCGGCCTCTATGACGGCGTCTCGACGCCGGCTGATCCGCGCGCACTGGCGGTGGCGTGA
- the oxlT gene encoding oxalate/formate MFS antiporter — protein sequence MISSPDGVVTAAPLRTGFRWLQLGMGIVCMAMIANLQYGWTLFVDPIDAAHHWGRAAIQLAFTVFVVTETWLVPVEAWFVDRYGPRIVIMFGGVMIALSWILNAYADSLTLLYSAAIIGGMGAGAVYGTCVGNALKWFPDRRGLAAGATAAGFGAGAAITIVPIASMIVSSGYQHAFLTFGIGQGLVVFALAFFVQPPRLSIPPKKKQLNLPQTKIDFTPPQVLRSPVFWVMYLVFVMVASGGLMTAAQIAPIAHDFGIADTPVTLAGFQMAALTFAISLDRILDGFGRPFFGWVSDTIGREPTMFIAFGTAALMLLTLSAYGHVPVVFVLATAVYFGVFGEIYSLFPATCGDTFGAKFATTNNGMLYTAKGTASLLVPLASVISTAYGWKAVFVVAVALNATAALTALFVIKPLRRAFILGNEAEHTEAATGTAKTETA from the coding sequence ATGATTTCCAGCCCGGACGGCGTCGTCACCGCCGCGCCTCTTCGCACCGGTTTCCGCTGGCTCCAGCTCGGCATGGGCATCGTCTGCATGGCGATGATCGCCAATCTGCAATATGGCTGGACGCTGTTCGTCGATCCGATCGACGCCGCCCATCATTGGGGGCGCGCCGCGATTCAGCTCGCCTTCACCGTCTTCGTCGTCACCGAGACCTGGCTGGTGCCGGTCGAGGCTTGGTTCGTCGACAGATACGGCCCGCGCATCGTCATCATGTTCGGCGGCGTGATGATCGCGCTGTCCTGGATCCTCAACGCCTACGCCGACAGCCTCACCCTGCTCTACAGTGCTGCGATCATCGGCGGCATGGGCGCGGGCGCAGTGTACGGCACCTGCGTCGGCAACGCGCTGAAATGGTTTCCCGACCGCCGCGGCCTCGCGGCGGGTGCGACCGCCGCCGGCTTCGGCGCGGGTGCCGCGATCACGATCGTGCCGATCGCGAGCATGATCGTCTCGAGCGGCTATCAGCACGCCTTCCTCACCTTCGGCATCGGCCAGGGCCTCGTCGTGTTCGCGCTCGCCTTCTTCGTCCAGCCGCCGCGCCTCTCCATCCCGCCGAAGAAGAAGCAGCTCAACCTGCCGCAGACCAAGATCGACTTCACCCCGCCGCAAGTGCTGCGCAGCCCTGTTTTCTGGGTGATGTATCTCGTCTTCGTCATGGTGGCTTCCGGCGGACTGATGACTGCGGCGCAGATCGCCCCGATCGCGCACGACTTTGGGATCGCCGACACGCCGGTGACACTCGCCGGCTTCCAGATGGCGGCGCTGACCTTCGCGATCTCGCTCGACCGCATCCTCGACGGATTCGGGCGCCCCTTCTTCGGCTGGGTCTCCGACACGATCGGCCGCGAGCCCACGATGTTCATCGCCTTCGGCACCGCCGCCTTGATGCTGCTGACGCTTTCGGCCTATGGCCACGTGCCTGTCGTCTTCGTGCTGGCGACCGCGGTCTATTTCGGCGTGTTCGGCGAGATCTACTCGCTATTCCCCGCAACCTGCGGCGACACCTTCGGTGCGAAGTTCGCAACCACCAACAACGGCATGCTCTACACCGCCAAGGGCACGGCCTCCCTGCTCGTCCCGCTCGCGAGCGTGATCTCGACCGCCTATGGCTGGAAGGCCGTGTTCGTGGTCGCGGTGGCGTTGAACGCAACGGCGGCGCTGACGGCGCTGTTCGTGATCAAGCCGCTGCGCCGCGCCTTCATCCTCGGCAACGAAGCCGAGCACACTGAGGCCGCGACCGGCACGGCCAAGACCGAGACGGCGTAA
- a CDS encoding tripartite tricarboxylate transporter TctB family protein, producing the protein MTERSGSESGPAHKTLEFGTALLIGVFGLIVIVGSLKAGINWGAEGPRAGFFPFYVGSAIVVASAINLWHARRDDDGRLFAEWGQLRQVMSVVVPTAIYVGSMPFIGLYVASMVFIAWFMRWLGGYRWLTVVAVAVGMPVVTYLVFERWFLVPLPKGPLEEWLGL; encoded by the coding sequence ATGACTGAACGATCCGGATCCGAGTCCGGCCCCGCACACAAGACGCTGGAATTCGGCACGGCGCTGCTGATCGGCGTGTTCGGCCTGATCGTGATCGTCGGCAGCCTGAAGGCCGGCATCAACTGGGGCGCGGAGGGGCCGCGCGCCGGGTTCTTCCCCTTCTATGTCGGCAGCGCCATCGTCGTTGCAAGCGCCATCAACCTCTGGCATGCGCGGCGCGACGACGATGGCCGGCTGTTCGCGGAATGGGGGCAGCTGCGCCAGGTCATGAGCGTCGTCGTGCCGACCGCGATCTATGTCGGCTCAATGCCGTTCATCGGCCTCTACGTCGCCTCGATGGTGTTCATCGCCTGGTTCATGCGCTGGCTCGGCGGCTATCGCTGGCTGACAGTCGTCGCAGTGGCGGTCGGCATGCCCGTCGTGACCTATCTCGTTTTCGAGCGCTGGTTCCTGGTCCCGCTGCCCAAGGGGCCGCTCGAGGAATGGCTCGGTCTGTAA
- a CDS encoding nitronate monooxygenase family protein: protein MLQTRFTRLVGVQHPIVQGGMQWVGRAELVAAVANAGALGFITALTQPTPEDLTKEIARCRDLTDKPFGVNLTILPAIKPPPYAEYRAAIIESGITVVETAGNKPQEHVDEFRKHGVKVVHKCTSVRHALSAERMGVDAISIDGFECAGHPGEDDTPGLILIPAAANKIKIPMIASGGFADARGLVAALALGAEGINMGTRFMATRESPIHQSIKEKIVANDERETELIFRTMRNTSRVAKNAVSTKVVAMEKEGAKFEDIRELVAGARGKMVYATGNSDEGIWSAGQVQGLIQDIPSCAELVSRIVREAEAIIRSRLEGMIVQPQREAAE, encoded by the coding sequence ATGTTGCAGACACGGTTCACCAGGCTCGTCGGCGTCCAGCACCCGATCGTTCAGGGCGGCATGCAATGGGTCGGACGGGCCGAGCTGGTGGCGGCGGTCGCCAATGCCGGCGCGCTCGGCTTCATCACGGCGCTGACCCAGCCGACGCCGGAGGACCTGACCAAGGAGATCGCGCGCTGCCGCGACCTGACCGACAAGCCGTTCGGCGTCAACCTCACCATCCTGCCGGCGATCAAGCCGCCGCCCTATGCCGAGTACCGCGCCGCGATCATCGAGAGCGGCATCACGGTGGTCGAGACCGCCGGCAACAAGCCGCAGGAGCACGTCGACGAGTTCAGGAAGCACGGCGTCAAGGTCGTGCACAAATGCACCAGCGTCCGTCACGCCCTCTCGGCCGAGCGGATGGGCGTCGACGCCATCTCGATCGACGGCTTCGAATGCGCCGGCCATCCCGGCGAGGACGACACGCCCGGCCTGATCCTGATCCCGGCGGCCGCCAACAAGATCAAGATCCCGATGATCGCCTCGGGCGGCTTCGCAGATGCCCGCGGCCTCGTCGCGGCGCTGGCGCTGGGAGCCGAGGGCATCAACATGGGCACCCGCTTCATGGCCACCAGGGAGAGCCCGATCCACCAGTCCATCAAGGAGAAGATCGTCGCCAATGACGAGCGCGAGACCGAGCTGATCTTCCGCACCATGCGCAACACCTCGCGCGTGGCCAAGAACGCCGTCTCGACCAAGGTCGTCGCGATGGAGAAGGAAGGCGCCAAGTTCGAGGATATCCGCGAGCTGGTTGCCGGCGCCCGCGGCAAGATGGTCTATGCCACCGGCAATTCCGACGAAGGCATCTGGTCAGCCGGCCAGGTCCAGGGCCTGATCCAGGACATCCCGAGCTGTGCCGAGCTGGTCTCCCGCATCGTGCGCGAGGCGGAGGCGATCATTCGCAGCCGGCTGGAGGGGATGATCGTTCAGCCACAACGCGAAGCAGCGGAATAA
- the oxlT gene encoding oxalate/formate MFS antiporter, with product MTDMVQSAAAPSAARVSDAYRWAQLAIGVAAMVMIANYQYGWTFFVPDIQKKFGWDRASIQWAFTLFVLFETWLVPIEGWFVDKYGPRIVVLVGGVLCAIGWAINAQATSLNGYYLGMIIAGIGAGGVYGTCVGNALKWFPDKRGLAAGITAAGFGAGSALTVAPIQAMIKDSGFQTTFLYFGLGQGIIICILAFFLLAPKAGQVPNVVANANIIQTRRNYQPTEVLRQPIFWLMYFMFVIVGAGGLMVTANLKPIAVDWKVDSVPVTLMAVTMTAVTFAATIDRVLNGLTRPFFGWISDMIGRENTMFIAFGMEGFGIWMLYLWGHDPVWFVLLSGFVFFAWGEIYSLFPSTCTDTFGAKFATTNAGLLYTAKGTAALLVPIANYMQQSSGTWDSVFIIAAGANILASLLAIAVLKPWRKVVVAKSTI from the coding sequence ATGACGGACATGGTGCAGTCGGCAGCGGCCCCTAGTGCCGCACGCGTAAGCGATGCCTATCGCTGGGCGCAATTGGCGATCGGTGTGGCGGCGATGGTGATGATCGCCAATTATCAATATGGCTGGACGTTCTTCGTCCCCGACATCCAGAAGAAGTTCGGCTGGGATCGCGCCTCGATCCAATGGGCCTTCACGCTCTTCGTCCTGTTCGAGACCTGGCTGGTGCCGATCGAAGGATGGTTCGTCGACAAATACGGCCCGCGCATCGTCGTGCTGGTCGGCGGCGTGCTCTGCGCCATCGGCTGGGCGATCAACGCGCAGGCGACCTCGCTCAACGGCTACTATCTCGGCATGATCATCGCAGGCATCGGCGCCGGCGGCGTCTACGGCACCTGCGTCGGCAACGCGCTGAAATGGTTTCCGGACAAGCGCGGTCTTGCGGCCGGCATCACGGCGGCCGGCTTCGGCGCAGGCTCTGCGCTGACCGTCGCGCCGATCCAGGCGATGATCAAGGACAGCGGATTCCAGACCACCTTTCTGTATTTCGGCCTTGGGCAAGGCATCATCATCTGCATCCTCGCCTTCTTCCTGCTCGCGCCAAAAGCGGGTCAGGTGCCGAACGTGGTGGCGAATGCCAATATCATCCAGACCCGGCGCAACTATCAGCCGACCGAAGTGCTGCGCCAGCCGATCTTCTGGTTGATGTACTTCATGTTCGTGATCGTCGGCGCGGGTGGACTGATGGTCACCGCGAACCTGAAGCCGATCGCGGTTGACTGGAAGGTCGACAGCGTGCCGGTAACGCTGATGGCGGTGACGATGACGGCGGTGACCTTCGCGGCCACGATCGACCGCGTGCTCAACGGCCTGACGCGTCCGTTCTTCGGCTGGATCTCCGACATGATCGGCCGCGAGAACACGATGTTCATCGCCTTCGGCATGGAAGGTTTCGGCATCTGGATGCTCTATCTCTGGGGTCACGATCCGGTCTGGTTCGTGCTGCTCTCGGGCTTCGTGTTCTTCGCCTGGGGTGAGATCTACTCGCTGTTCCCCTCGACCTGCACCGACACGTTCGGCGCCAAGTTCGCGACCACCAATGCCGGCCTGCTCTACACCGCGAAGGGCACCGCCGCGCTGTTGGTGCCGATCGCCAACTACATGCAGCAGTCGTCGGGCACCTGGGACAGCGTGTTCATCATCGCGGCCGGCGCCAACATCCTGGCTTCGCTGCTGGCGATCGCCGTGCTCAAGCCCTGGCGCAAGGTCGTGGTCGCCAAATCGACGATCTGA